From Vallitalea longa, the proteins below share one genomic window:
- a CDS encoding ABC transporter ATP-binding protein, translating to MEILKMKNIVKKYQMGEEEQVILKNINLSVNEGEFLSILGPSGSGKSTLINIIGLLDKPNSGEYILNQNVIEDYNESQLSQIRNKEIGFIFQQFQLLPRLNALQNVELPLIYSGMPEKQRKERAKDMLVHLGLSDKLYNRPNQLSGGQQQRVAIARALVTEPTLILADEPTGALDQKTGYQIMELFQEINKEGKTIIMITHDYGLAKNSNRIVKILDGELREVIQGA from the coding sequence ATGGAAATACTGAAAATGAAAAACATAGTAAAAAAATACCAAATGGGAGAAGAAGAACAAGTTATACTAAAAAATATTAATCTCTCAGTGAATGAAGGTGAGTTTCTATCTATATTAGGTCCATCAGGTTCTGGTAAATCTACTCTAATAAATATTATAGGACTATTAGACAAGCCTAACAGTGGCGAATATATTTTGAATCAAAATGTAATTGAAGATTATAATGAATCTCAGCTTTCTCAGATAAGAAATAAAGAAATCGGATTCATATTTCAACAATTCCAACTACTGCCTAGACTCAATGCTCTGCAAAATGTTGAATTGCCACTCATATATTCAGGTATGCCAGAAAAACAGCGTAAAGAAAGAGCAAAGGATATGCTTGTTCATTTGGGTCTCTCCGATAAACTATATAATAGACCGAATCAACTTTCTGGGGGACAACAGCAACGTGTTGCGATTGCTAGAGCTTTAGTTACTGAGCCAACATTGATATTAGCTGATGAACCAACCGGTGCATTGGACCAAAAAACCGGATATCAGATAATGGAACTCTTTCAAGAGATCAATAAAGAAGGTAAGACCATAATAATGATTACACATGATTATGGTTTAGCCAAGAACAGTAATAGAATAGTAAAGATTCTAGATGGAGAATTAAGAGAGGTGATCCAAGGTGCTTAA
- the folE gene encoding GTP cyclohydrolase I FolE, translated as MAVDKQAIEKHVFGILQAIGENPNRQGLKDTPKRVARMFEEVFDGIKYSNDDIAKMYDKTFDEEDFIESSDNDIVLVKDIEVFSHCEHHLTLMYNMNIAVAYIPNGKVIGLSKICRIADMVSRRLQLQERIGSDIAYILQKIVDTQDVAVVIEAEHGCMTSRGIKKPGAKTVTITSRGKFKNNEKYLDRLMKMI; from the coding sequence ATGGCAGTAGACAAGCAAGCAATAGAGAAACATGTTTTTGGAATATTACAAGCAATTGGAGAAAATCCTAATAGACAAGGATTGAAAGATACACCAAAAAGAGTTGCAAGAATGTTTGAGGAAGTCTTTGATGGTATTAAATATTCCAATGATGATATAGCTAAGATGTACGACAAGACATTTGATGAAGAAGATTTCATTGAAAGCAGTGATAATGACATAGTACTTGTTAAAGACATAGAGGTTTTTAGCCACTGTGAGCATCATCTGACACTTATGTATAACATGAACATAGCAGTAGCTTATATTCCTAATGGAAAAGTCATAGGTTTAAGCAAGATATGTAGGATAGCGGATATGGTGTCAAGAAGACTACAGCTACAAGAAAGAATAGGCTCAGATATAGCGTATATTCTACAGAAGATAGTTGATACACAAGATGTTGCTGTTGTTATTGAAGCGGAGCATGGATGCATGACTTCAAGAGGTATAAAGAAGCCGGGAGCGAAAACTGTAACGATAACATCAAGAGGTAAATTCAAGAACAATGAAAAATATTTAGATAGATTAATGAAAATGATATAA
- the queC gene encoding 7-cyano-7-deazaguanine synthase QueC translates to MKSCVVIFSGGQDSTTCLFWAKERFDRVEAISFDYKQRHSLELECAADICKKYDVKHTILDMELLNQLAPNSLTREDMEVDEKAPEEGVPNTFVEGRNLLFLTFGAIYAKTNGIKHIVTGVSQSDYSGYPDCRDVFIKSTNVTLNLAMDYEFVIHTPLMWIDKMETWKLADELGVLDVIKNETLTCYNGVIGDGCGKCPACELRRKGYEEYMEIKQ, encoded by the coding sequence ATGAAAAGTTGCGTTGTAATATTTAGTGGTGGACAAGACAGTACTACATGTTTATTTTGGGCTAAGGAAAGATTTGATAGAGTTGAAGCTATATCCTTTGACTATAAGCAAAGGCATAGCTTGGAATTAGAATGTGCAGCTGACATATGTAAAAAATATGATGTAAAACACACAATACTGGACATGGAATTATTGAATCAGCTAGCACCGAATTCACTTACAAGAGAAGATATGGAGGTTGATGAAAAAGCTCCAGAAGAAGGAGTTCCAAACACATTTGTTGAAGGAAGAAATCTATTGTTCTTAACTTTTGGAGCAATATATGCCAAGACAAATGGAATCAAGCATATAGTAACTGGTGTCTCTCAAAGTGACTATAGCGGATATCCAGATTGTAGAGATGTATTCATCAAATCAACCAATGTTACGCTTAACCTAGCCATGGATTATGAATTCGTAATTCATACACCTTTGATGTGGATAGATAAAATGGAAACATGGAAGTTAGCTGATGAACTGGGAGTATTGGATGTTATAAAAAATGAAACTTTGACATGTTACAATGGAGTTATAGGTGATGGATGTGGAAAGTGTCCAGCTTGTGAACTCAGAAGAAAAGGTTATGAAGAGTACATGGAGATTAAGCAGTAA
- a CDS encoding DEAD/DEAH box helicase, which translates to MIEGIYEQLINKEIENKISHLENINQGSQKNPLDEAEAHLILSKYIEEVVRKALIFIREDNRKERKAKRNLVYQIELCNRLIELLSENLDLDTLNNYKISETSELLLSIYSTLNTASVLNDKILPVRPVTSIATSSLFTGSVKEPDLVSELKKEIQSSDRIDMLISFIKWSGLRLIYDELKTFTKNENKKIRIITTCYMGATDAGAIEKLAQLPNVEIKISYETKRTRLHAKSYLFCRNSGFTTAYIGSSNMSKVAMTSGLEWNLKVSEKDSFEVIRKFLATFESYWNSYDFETFILSNEDHRKKLKSAILKERSGEYDNNMTSSMTFFDIRPYAYQQDILNTLQAEREIFGKHKNLVVAATGVGKTVIAAFDFKFFYRNNPNAKLLFVAHREEILKQAMDTFRGILKEPDFGEMLTGNHKPNSLDYLFVTIQSFNSQKLIKKTTPDFYDFIIVDEFHHSASESYVALLNYYEPNILLGLTATPERMDGKNILELFDGRIASEMRLPEAIDHKLLSPFHYFCISDDIDLSGLKWTNGGYQISDLTNVYKINHERRLHVILNSMERYLTDFDNLKALGFCVSVEHAEFMTKSFNEHGINSISVTGKTDNNLRTQAKNKLKSGQIKIIFTVDVYNEGVDIPEVNTVLFLRPTQSLTVFLQQLGRGLRHAENKECLTVLDYVGRAHEKYNYEERFSALIHKSKHSVRDSIDDEVLSLPRGCHIKMEKLAKEYILNNITNAIINKSVIISRIRTYKTETDQPLTLTNFLNYHNMNLIDFYGRSGNRSLYSLECLALNKTIDSNYDMTIVKRFKNLFYINSKRLLKIGIKYFSSEIEEITDTKVRAIFYYSFYNSIPDKEGFCCINDGLNKVRENSMLCNEIIEILKYQYEHINFVDKHQKMNIDSPLDVHCTYTTNQILAGLGYYNKNVMPAFREGVLHIEEGNTDIFFITLNKSDKDFSEVTMYKDYPINNNLFHWQTQNRISESTPTAQRYINHLKNNQDILLFVREYKKRDGFVSPFIFMGKAKYVSHSGSKPMSFIWKLEDDMPAGFLEENVNLAN; encoded by the coding sequence ATGATAGAAGGAATATACGAACAACTAATAAATAAAGAAATTGAAAACAAAATATCTCATTTGGAAAACATAAATCAAGGTTCACAGAAAAATCCCCTTGATGAAGCAGAAGCACATTTAATATTATCAAAATATATTGAAGAAGTAGTACGAAAAGCTTTAATATTCATTCGTGAAGACAATCGTAAGGAGAGAAAAGCCAAAAGAAATCTGGTATACCAGATAGAATTGTGTAACCGTTTGATTGAACTATTATCTGAGAATCTGGATTTGGATACATTAAACAATTATAAAATATCTGAAACATCAGAACTACTTTTGTCAATTTATTCTACATTAAATACGGCATCAGTACTAAACGATAAAATTCTACCAGTTCGTCCTGTCACTTCCATCGCTACCAGCTCTCTTTTTACAGGGTCAGTGAAAGAGCCTGATCTAGTATCAGAATTAAAAAAAGAAATCCAGTCTAGCGACCGTATTGATATGTTAATTTCATTCATTAAATGGAGTGGGTTAAGACTTATATATGATGAGCTGAAAACATTTACTAAGAATGAGAATAAAAAAATAAGAATCATTACCACTTGTTATATGGGAGCTACAGATGCAGGTGCTATAGAAAAGTTGGCCCAATTACCTAATGTAGAAATAAAAATATCCTATGAAACCAAACGTACTAGATTGCATGCAAAATCATACTTGTTTTGTCGAAATTCGGGATTTACCACTGCATATATTGGTTCATCAAACATGTCAAAGGTTGCAATGACAAGCGGGCTTGAATGGAATCTCAAAGTAAGTGAGAAAGATTCATTTGAAGTTATACGTAAGTTTCTAGCTACATTTGAAAGTTATTGGAATAGTTATGATTTTGAAACATTTATATTAAGTAATGAAGACCATAGAAAAAAGTTGAAATCAGCCATTTTAAAGGAACGTAGTGGGGAATATGATAATAACATGACTTCATCAATGACTTTTTTTGACATACGTCCTTATGCCTATCAGCAAGATATTCTTAATACCCTACAAGCAGAGCGTGAAATCTTTGGTAAGCATAAAAATCTTGTTGTTGCAGCAACAGGTGTTGGTAAAACCGTCATAGCTGCATTTGACTTCAAATTTTTTTATAGAAATAATCCCAATGCAAAATTGTTGTTCGTTGCCCATCGTGAAGAAATACTGAAACAAGCAATGGATACCTTCAGAGGCATATTGAAAGAGCCTGATTTTGGAGAAATGTTAACTGGTAATCATAAGCCTAACTCATTAGATTATCTGTTTGTCACTATACAATCATTTAACAGTCAAAAGTTAATAAAAAAGACTACACCAGATTTTTATGATTTTATCATAGTAGATGAATTTCACCATAGTGCTTCCGAATCATATGTGGCTTTATTGAATTACTATGAACCCAATATCTTGTTAGGGTTGACAGCTACACCAGAACGTATGGATGGTAAGAATATATTAGAATTATTTGATGGTCGCATAGCTTCAGAAATGCGGCTCCCTGAGGCAATTGACCATAAACTGTTATCACCATTCCATTATTTTTGTATATCTGATGATATTGATTTATCTGGACTAAAGTGGACTAACGGAGGTTATCAGATTAGTGATCTTACTAATGTCTATAAAATCAATCATGAAAGACGTCTTCATGTCATTTTGAATAGTATGGAGAGATACTTAACGGATTTTGATAATCTAAAAGCACTTGGATTCTGTGTCAGTGTAGAACATGCTGAGTTTATGACAAAATCTTTTAATGAACATGGAATAAATTCTATATCAGTTACAGGAAAGACAGATAATAATTTACGTACTCAAGCTAAAAACAAATTAAAATCAGGTCAGATTAAAATAATATTCACTGTTGATGTGTACAATGAAGGTGTAGATATTCCAGAAGTCAATACAGTTTTATTCCTACGACCTACACAAAGTTTAACGGTTTTCTTACAACAGCTTGGTCGTGGTCTTAGACATGCTGAGAACAAAGAGTGTTTGACTGTCTTGGATTATGTAGGAAGAGCTCATGAGAAATACAACTATGAAGAACGTTTCAGTGCTTTGATTCATAAATCAAAACATTCTGTAAGAGATTCTATAGATGATGAGGTTCTGAGTCTGCCAAGAGGATGTCATATAAAGATGGAGAAGCTTGCTAAGGAATATATTCTTAACAATATTACTAATGCTATTATTAATAAAAGTGTTATCATTAGCAGAATCAGAACTTATAAAACAGAAACAGATCAGCCATTGACCTTAACAAACTTTTTGAATTATCATAATATGAATTTGATTGATTTCTATGGTAGATCTGGTAATAGAAGTCTTTATTCCTTAGAATGTCTTGCATTGAATAAAACTATTGATTCAAATTATGATATGACTATAGTTAAGAGATTCAAAAACTTATTCTACATTAATAGTAAAAGGTTGTTAAAAATAGGTATAAAATATTTTAGTAGTGAGATAGAAGAAATTACAGATACCAAGGTTAGGGCTATTTTTTACTATAGTTTTTACAATAGTATACCTGACAAAGAAGGTTTTTGTTGTATTAATGATGGACTGAATAAAGTTCGTGAAAACAGTATGTTATGTAATGAGATAATTGAGATATTGAAGTATCAATACGAACATATAAATTTTGTAGATAAACATCAGAAAATGAATATTGATAGTCCACTTGACGTTCATTGTACATATACCACTAATCAAATACTGGCAGGTCTTGGATATTATAATAAAAATGTAATGCCTGCTTTTAGAGAAGGGGTACTGCATATTGAAGAGGGTAATACAGACATTTTCTTCATTACACTTAATAAGAGTGATAAGGATTTTTCAGAAGTAACCATGTATAAAGATTATCCTATAAACAATAATCTCTTTCACTGGCAAACCCAGAATAGAATTTCTGAATCTACTCCTACTGCACAACGTTATATAAACCATCTTAAAAATAATCAGGATATTTTATTATTTGTTCGTGAATATAAGAAACGTGATGGTTTTGTTAGTCCGTTTATTTTCATGGGAAAAGCAAAATATGTTTCCCATAGCGGTTCAAAGCCTATGAGTTTTATTTGGAAGTTGGAGGATGATATGCCAGCTGGATTTTTGGAGGAGAATGTGAACTTGGCAAATTAG
- the queD gene encoding 6-carboxytetrahydropterin synthase QueD: MYGLKIEHSFDSAHFLKGYEGKCANIHGHRWKVEVYITSKELIDDGQQRAMIIDFKDLKKDVKNIIDYYDHSLIIEVNSLNPKTKECLLDEGFRIIEVEFRPTAESFSKYFYDIIREKGYELEKVVVYETPNNCAFYYE; this comes from the coding sequence ATGTATGGTCTAAAGATAGAGCATAGTTTTGACAGTGCACATTTCTTAAAAGGATACGAAGGAAAATGTGCCAATATCCATGGGCATAGATGGAAGGTTGAAGTATATATAACAAGTAAAGAGTTGATAGATGACGGACAACAACGGGCAATGATAATAGATTTCAAAGATCTGAAAAAAGATGTGAAAAACATTATAGACTACTATGACCACAGTTTAATAATTGAAGTTAATAGCTTGAATCCTAAGACAAAAGAATGTTTGTTGGATGAAGGTTTTAGAATCATTGAAGTCGAATTCAGACCTACAGCAGAAAGTTTCAGCAAATATTTCTATGATATTATCAGAGAAAAAGGCTATGAGCTTGAAAAGGTTGTAGTATACGAAACTCCTAATAACTGTGCATTTTATTATGAATAG
- the queE gene encoding putative 7-carboxy-7-deazaguanine synthase QueE, with product MFNIAEKFISINGEGKSCGQLAVFIRFSGCNLDCSYCDTDWARDAEAYTQQMSAEEIYDYIKHTGINNVTLTGGEPLLQEDMRELLDILSEDNSLNIEIETNGGISLEKFTDMDRQRICFTMDYKLPYSAMEDHMEVDNFKYLTKNDVVKFVVSGEKDLIRGKEIIDKYDLTDMTNVYFSSAFGSIDLEEIVNFMKENKMNETNLQVQLHKVIWSPDERGV from the coding sequence ATGTTTAATATAGCAGAGAAATTTATAAGTATAAATGGTGAAGGTAAATCATGTGGGCAATTAGCTGTATTCATTAGATTTTCTGGCTGTAATCTGGATTGTAGTTATTGTGATACAGATTGGGCAAGAGATGCAGAAGCTTATACACAGCAGATGAGTGCAGAAGAGATCTATGATTACATAAAACATACTGGGATAAATAATGTAACACTTACAGGAGGAGAACCATTACTCCAAGAAGATATGAGAGAGTTGCTGGATATTCTTTCTGAAGATAATAGTTTGAATATAGAGATTGAGACTAATGGAGGCATATCTCTAGAAAAATTCACTGACATGGATAGACAGAGAATATGTTTTACAATGGATTATAAGTTACCTTATAGTGCTATGGAAGATCATATGGAAGTAGACAATTTCAAGTATTTGACTAAAAATGATGTTGTCAAATTTGTGGTTTCAGGTGAAAAAGATTTAATAAGAGGAAAAGAAATCATAGATAAATATGATTTGACAGATATGACGAATGTCTATTTCAGTTCTGCATTTGGAAGTATTGATCTTGAGGAAATAGTTAATTTCATGAAAGAAAACAAAATGAATGAAACCAATCTGCAAGTGCAGCTTCACAAAGTTATTTGGTCACCAGATGAGAGAGGTGTGTAG
- a CDS encoding efflux RND transporter periplasmic adaptor subunit, whose translation MMNNKKKNKKSLIIGIILVAILLILITVPILTGNRGNIYQEDTVGRGDIETYYAFSGNVESKNTQNIFAEKIIQISDIYVSEGDKVEKDDVIFKTSQGDEIEAKISGTVTKIYIDEDETAMSGTKLCDIVDLDNLEVTLKVDEYDIASITDGKEVEITIGAIDQEITGIVTDVSEIAIVQNGIAYFTASVDLPKNEEVKIGMSAEARILNESVSDALIIPIESLQFDEDEKPFVNIKDENGDIINQAVEVGINDGNMVEIKEGVNEDQTIYYQDTTNTSSNSGGRGMIPPMSGR comes from the coding sequence ATGATGAATAATAAAAAGAAAAATAAAAAGAGCTTAATAATAGGAATTATATTAGTAGCTATATTGTTAATATTGATTACAGTTCCAATATTGACTGGTAACAGAGGCAATATATATCAAGAAGATACTGTTGGTAGAGGTGACATTGAAACCTACTATGCTTTTTCAGGAAATGTAGAAAGCAAAAACACACAAAACATATTTGCTGAAAAAATAATACAGATATCTGATATATATGTATCAGAAGGAGATAAAGTAGAAAAGGATGATGTTATTTTCAAGACATCACAAGGAGATGAAATAGAAGCCAAGATATCCGGAACAGTTACTAAAATATATATTGACGAAGATGAAACTGCGATGTCTGGTACAAAACTGTGTGACATAGTAGACCTTGATAATCTTGAAGTAACTTTGAAAGTAGATGAATATGATATTGCTTCAATAACAGATGGCAAAGAAGTAGAAATAACAATAGGTGCGATTGACCAAGAAATAACAGGAATCGTAACAGATGTTTCTGAAATAGCTATTGTACAGAATGGTATCGCATATTTTACTGCTTCTGTTGATCTTCCCAAGAATGAAGAAGTAAAGATAGGAATGTCTGCTGAAGCAAGAATATTAAATGAAAGTGTCAGTGATGCTCTAATAATCCCTATAGAATCATTGCAATTTGATGAAGATGAGAAACCTTTTGTAAATATAAAGGATGAAAATGGTGACATTATCAATCAAGCAGTAGAAGTAGGCATCAATGATGGTAACATGGTAGAGATAAAAGAAGGAGTTAACGAAGATCAGACTATATATTATCAGGATACTACAAACACATCAAGCAATAGTGGGGGAAGAGGAATGATTCCTCCAATGTCTGGAAGGTAG
- a CDS encoding 2-hydroxyacyl-CoA dehydratase family protein: MRRIGVTTTIPSEVLLSANCEIVDLNNEFITNENYSALIDMAEKDGFPKSSCAWIKGIYGACIDNHIKEVVGVMEGDCSNTKALVEVFQQRGIKIYPFSYPTDRKLNMVKKEIDKLIKLFQVDIDTVEKYRLRLNGIRALANNIDKLTYIDNKASGFENHLYQISCSDFNKDHKKYKTELENKIKEIKHREPFNQKLRLAYIGVPPMTGDLYDYVESLDARIVYNEVQREFAFPRADSANNIYEQYLDYTYPYDVWFRLKVIKEQIKNRSIDAVIHYTQAFCHKAIEHIIISKEIDIPVLNIEGDKSNVLDARTKLRLEAFLDMLSDMKGVRG, from the coding sequence ATGAGAAGAATAGGAGTAACAACTACGATTCCAAGTGAAGTATTATTATCCGCTAACTGTGAAATAGTAGATCTGAACAATGAATTCATAACCAATGAAAATTACAGTGCATTAATTGACATGGCTGAAAAAGATGGATTTCCCAAGAGTTCTTGTGCTTGGATAAAAGGTATATATGGTGCTTGTATTGATAACCATATAAAAGAAGTTGTTGGAGTAATGGAAGGGGATTGTTCTAATACAAAAGCTCTGGTAGAGGTTTTTCAGCAAAGAGGTATTAAGATATATCCTTTCTCCTATCCCACAGATAGAAAACTGAATATGGTAAAAAAGGAAATAGATAAACTAATTAAACTATTTCAGGTAGATATTGACACAGTTGAGAAATACCGTCTTAGACTAAATGGTATTAGAGCATTAGCAAATAACATAGACAAGTTGACATACATAGACAACAAGGCATCAGGTTTTGAGAATCATCTATATCAAATCAGTTGTAGTGACTTCAATAAGGATCATAAAAAGTATAAAACAGAATTGGAAAATAAGATTAAGGAAATTAAACATAGAGAACCGTTTAATCAGAAATTGAGATTAGCTTATATTGGAGTACCACCTATGACAGGTGATTTATATGATTATGTAGAATCACTAGATGCCAGAATTGTTTACAATGAGGTTCAGAGAGAATTTGCATTTCCAAGAGCTGATTCAGCCAACAACATATATGAGCAATACTTAGATTATACTTATCCATATGATGTTTGGTTTAGGCTTAAGGTAATAAAAGAACAGATAAAAAACAGAAGTATTGATGCAGTAATCCACTATACACAAGCATTCTGCCATAAAGCTATTGAACACATAATAATAAGCAAAGAGATTGATATTCCAGTACTTAACATTGAAGGAGATAAAAGTAATGTTTTAGATGCAAGGACTAAGCTTAGATTAGAAGCATTTCTAGATATGCTCTCTGATATGAAAGGGGTAAGAGGATGA
- a CDS encoding mechanosensitive ion channel family protein, whose translation MNVIVRYLNDNQILIKILWTIITFVLIMLIIRLINRIIYSTNNENNKYYIARKRVYYFFSTAFVIVCIFLWSDDITSLTTYLGLVSAGLAIALKDLFINMAAWLFIIIKKPIKAGDRISINEQKGDVIDIRMFQFSLMEISSYESGEQSTGRVVIIPNHFIFIHGIINYDKGFKYIWNEIKVLITFESDWEKAKNILTDIGNKHSLHLSEKAAKMVEQAKKQYMIHYKNLTPIVYTDVIESGVQLTIRYLCVPRQRRNTVNDIWEDILHALGNETDIELAYPTMRINYNN comes from the coding sequence ATGAATGTGATTGTAAGATATCTAAATGATAATCAAATATTGATAAAAATTTTATGGACCATAATAACATTTGTACTTATTATGCTAATTATTCGACTGATTAATCGTATTATTTATTCAACTAATAATGAAAATAATAAATATTATATAGCTAGAAAAAGGGTATATTATTTTTTTAGTACGGCATTTGTTATAGTATGTATATTTCTTTGGTCAGATGATATAACGAGTTTAACAACGTATTTGGGTCTTGTGTCCGCGGGTCTTGCAATAGCATTAAAAGATTTGTTTATTAATATGGCAGCTTGGCTTTTCATAATCATAAAAAAACCTATTAAAGCAGGTGATAGGATTAGTATTAATGAACAAAAGGGAGATGTCATAGATATTAGAATGTTTCAATTCAGCTTAATGGAGATATCTTCTTATGAAAGTGGTGAGCAAAGTACAGGACGTGTTGTAATTATTCCAAATCACTTTATATTTATACATGGAATAATCAACTACGATAAAGGGTTCAAATATATATGGAATGAAATTAAGGTACTCATTACTTTTGAGAGTGATTGGGAAAAGGCCAAAAACATATTAACTGATATAGGTAATAAACATTCATTGCATTTATCAGAAAAAGCAGCTAAAATGGTAGAACAAGCGAAAAAACAATATATGATTCATTATAAGAATCTAACACCAATTGTATATACAGATGTTATAGAAAGTGGTGTACAATTAACGATAAGATACTTGTGTGTGCCACGTCAAAGAAGAAATACTGTAAATGATATATGGGAAGATATCCTTCATGCTTTAGGTAATGAAACAGATATTGAATTAGCGTATCCAACAATGAGGATAAATTATAATAATTAA
- a CDS encoding YdbC family protein has protein sequence MSNIKYEIEEMIGVLSENNKGWTKELNLISWNGREPKYDLRDWDPEHEKMGKGITLSDDELKKLQALLNELNL, from the coding sequence ATGTCAAATATAAAATATGAAATAGAAGAAATGATAGGTGTCTTGTCTGAGAATAATAAAGGATGGACGAAAGAATTGAATTTAATCAGTTGGAATGGAAGAGAACCCAAGTATGATTTAAGAGATTGGGACCCAGAACATGAAAAGATGGGTAAAGGAATAACTCTTTCTGATGATGAACTGAAAAAACTTCAAGCTTTGCTTAATGAGTTAAATTTATAA
- a CDS encoding acyl-CoA dehydratase activase: MKLLGIDLGSRAVKIAVMQNSEIIYKEIISTISFYKNYCKYNNGKIVVDLKKIKCADFDKAVSTGYGRNNTDLEEFKPINEIKAHVYGALYQTNLSDFILLDVGGQDVKAVKVEKKIVIDLELNDKCAASCGRYLENMANVLEISLDEMGKYYEEPVRLNSTCAVFSESELIGKIAEGIDMKRLCAGVNYSLYKRILPMLKKFNDSVLLMSGGASNNQALIKYLQKDYEKVTVLQENQFNGAIGCCYYAHKFLKER; the protein is encoded by the coding sequence ATGAAGCTTCTTGGTATAGATTTAGGTAGTAGAGCAGTTAAAATAGCAGTTATGCAGAATTCAGAAATCATATATAAGGAAATAATCAGTACCATCTCATTTTATAAAAACTATTGTAAGTATAATAATGGGAAAATAGTTGTTGATTTGAAGAAAATCAAATGTGCTGATTTTGATAAAGCTGTATCTACAGGCTATGGAAGAAATAATACTGACTTGGAAGAGTTTAAACCCATTAATGAAATCAAAGCTCATGTCTATGGAGCATTGTATCAGACTAATCTAAGTGATTTTATTTTACTGGATGTAGGAGGACAAGATGTTAAGGCAGTCAAGGTAGAGAAAAAAATAGTTATAGACCTGGAGTTGAATGACAAATGTGCCGCATCCTGTGGAAGATATCTTGAAAACATGGCTAATGTCTTAGAAATATCCCTAGATGAAATGGGAAAATACTATGAAGAACCAGTCAGACTGAATTCAACCTGTGCCGTATTTTCCGAATCTGAACTTATAGGCAAGATTGCTGAGGGAATCGATATGAAAAGATTATGTGCTGGTGTGAACTATTCATTATATAAAAGAATACTACCAATGCTGAAGAAGTTTAATGATTCTGTGCTACTTATGTCAGGGGGAGCTTCTAACAATCAAGCATTAATTAAATATTTACAGAAAGATTATGAGAAAGTAACAGTTTTACAAGAAAACCAATTTAATGGAGCTATAGGATGCTGCTATTATGCACACAAGTTTCTGAAGGAGAGATAA